The genomic window TGCCTTCTTGCAATTGCGTGACGGAACAGCCTTCTTCCAAGGTGTAGCCTTTAAACCAAACTTTGTAGAAAAATTTGGTGAAGAGGTAGGTCTTGAAAAATTTGAAACGATCAAACACTTGAGTCAAGAAACGTCTGTTTATGTGACAGGAATTGTCAAAGAAGACGAACGTTCTAAGTTTGGCTATGAGTTGGATATTACAGACATCGAAGTGATCGGTGAATCTCAAGACTACCCTATCACACCAAAAGAACACGGAACAGACTTCTTGATGGACAACCGTCACTTATGGCTCCGCTCTCGTAAGCAAGTAGCAGTTATGCAAATCCGTAACGCGATTATCTATGCGACTTATGAGTTTTTCGACAAGAATGGATTCATGAAGTTTGATAGCCCAATCCTTTCAGGAAATGCAGCAGAAGATTCAACAGAACTTTTTGAAACAGACTACTTTGGAACGCCAGCCTACTTGAGCCAATCAGGTCAGCTTTATCTTGAAGCGGGTGCTATGGCTCTTGGCCGTGTCTTTGACTTTGGTCCAGTATTCCGTGCTGAAAAATCAAAAACGCGCCGTCACTTGACTGAGTTCTGGATGATGGACGCTGAATACTCATACTTGACACACGATGAGTCACTTGACTTGCAAGAAGCGTATGTAAAAGCCCTTCTTCAAGGTGTTCTAGATCGTGCGCCTCAAGCCTTGGAAACCTTGGAACGTGATACAGAGCTCTTGAAACGCTACATTGCAGAGCCATTCAAA from Streptococcus oralis includes these protein-coding regions:
- the asnS gene encoding asparagine--tRNA ligase; translation: MTKRVTIIDVKDYVGQEVTIGAWVANKSGKGKIAFLQLRDGTAFFQGVAFKPNFVEKFGEEVGLEKFETIKHLSQETSVYVTGIVKEDERSKFGYELDITDIEVIGESQDYPITPKEHGTDFLMDNRHLWLRSRKQVAVMQIRNAIIYATYEFFDKNGFMKFDSPILSGNAAEDSTELFETDYFGTPAYLSQSGQLYLEAGAMALGRVFDFGPVFRAEKSKTRRHLTEFWMMDAEYSYLTHDESLDLQEAYVKALLQGVLDRAPQALETLERDTELLKRYIAEPFKRITYDQAIDLLQEHENDEDADYEHLEHGDDFGSPHETWISNHFGVPTFVMNYPAAIKAFYMKPVPGNPERVLCADLLAPEGYGEIIGGSMREEDYDALVAKMEELGMDRTEYEFYLDLRKYGTVPHGGFGIGIERMVTFAAGTKHIREAIPFPRMLHRIKP